The genomic region TCGCTTTGATGCCAAGATTTCTCTTGAATACCGGTGTCTCTGTACCGGCTATTTAAATATCACTGCACTACCCTTCCTGGATTTTCGTTAACAAATCCCTTCCAGCTGTGATACTGTGACTTAGATACCGAAGGCATCCTCTGGAAATAATGGCATAAGGCAATGGCAATAGCATCAGTAGCATCCAACTGTCCAGGAGACACTTCAACTGTGAAAAATTTTTGCAGCATTGCAGCTACCTGCTCTTTTGAAGCACCGCCTTTGCCGGTTATGGATTGCTTGACCTTCCTTGGTGAGTATTCGAAAATAGGTAACTTACGCAGCAATGCAGCGGCAATCGCAACACCCTGGGCCCTGCCAAGCTTGAGCATTGATTGGATATTCTTGCCATAGAACGGAGCTTCAATTGACAGTTCATCAGGCCTGTACTGATCAATAAGTGAAAGTGTGGTCTGAAGAATTTTTTCAAGTTTAACCATTGGATCCGGCAGCCCTGCCAGTTTCAGCGCACCCATGCCAAGAAGGGTCAATTCTTCATCTTTTTGCCGGATGACGCCATAACCCATAATATTCGTCCCTGGGTCTATACCTAATATAATACGTTCGGTCATGAAAACTGGTTTTTTATCAGTGTTTCAGCGATGATCAGGTCATTCCGGGTTGTAATCTTGATATTTTCTTGATTCCCTTCAACCAAATGGATCGTGCCACCCATAGATTCAAATACTGTTGCGTCGTCAGTGAAATCATGACGATACTGCTGTGTATAAGCCTGTTTTATCAGCGAAGAATGAAACACCTGCGGTGTCTGGATCAAGCGCAGGGCATCCCTTTTCACCGGATGGCTGATCCCATTTTCGACAATTCGAACCGATTCCCTCACAGGGACCACTGGTATGGCATTACCATACTTTTCTGCTTCATCAAATGTTCTGATTATTGTTCCCTCACTAACGAGAGGACGTACACCGTCATGAATGCCGGCGAGACATTGATTACCGATACGTTCAAGTCCGTTTTTTACAGAATGGAAACGCTCAGTACCGCCATTGACAAGCTGATGGGGAATATGAAATGAATGCATATTGCAGAGTTTTTTCCAGGTGCTGAATTGATCTGCGGGAAGTACCAATATGATTTGAACAGACGGAATGACTTGATGGAAAATACTGATGGTGTGCATCAGAATCGGCTTTTCCGACAATAGCATGAACTGTTTGGGAAATCCTTCATTCATCCTTTCTCCACGACCACCAGCAGCAATGATAACGAATTTATCCAAGGGAATGTTTATATGGTTTCTATATGATCAGCATGGCGTCTCCATAAGAGAAGAACCTGTATTTTTGTTCTACAGCTTCTTTATAAGCCTTCATAATAAAATCATACCCGCCAAAAGCACACACCTGCATCAGCATCGGTGAAAGAGGCAAATGAAAGTTAGTGATCATGGCAGAGGCTATGCTGAAATCGTATTGCGGGAAAATGAACCTGTTCGACCAGCCTGAATAGGGCTTTAACAAACCTGAAATAGTGACTGATGATTCGACGGCTTTCATGGTTGTGGTACCCACTGCACATACGTTTTTCTTGTTTTCCTTAGCCTTGTTAACGATGTTGGCCGTTTCTTCGCTGATGTAAACTTCTTCTGAATCAGTTTTATGCTTGGTCAAATCTTCAACATCAATGGTTCGGAAATTTCCAATACCGGCATGCAGGGTTACCTCGGCGAATATCACTCCCTTAAGCTCAAGGCGTTTCATGAGTTCGCGGCTGAAATGCAGTCCCGCTGTCGGAGCAGCAACTGCCCCTTCCTGCTTTGCATATATGGTCTGGTAACGTTCTCTGTCCTCCGGTTCAATTTCACGGATCTTCTGGATCTCAGCAGGAAGCGGCGTTTTGCCAAGTTTTTGAATGGTCTTTTTAAATTCTTCGTAAGGACCGTCGAAAAGAAAACGCAGTGTTCTTCCCCGCGAAGTTGTGTTGTCAATGACTTCAGCTACCAGCGAGTCATCTTCTCCGAAGTATAATTTGTTCCCGATCCTGATTTTCCGGGCCGGATCTACCAACACATCCCATAATCGGGATTCCGGATTCAGTTCCCGCAAAAGAAACACAGTGATCTTTGCACCGGTTTTTTCCTTTTCCCCCATAAGAAGAGCAGGAAAAACCTTGGTATTATTTAAAATGAACACATCCCCCTCTCTAAAATAATCCAAAACATCTTTAAAGACCCGGTGCT from Bacteroidota bacterium harbors:
- the queA gene encoding tRNA preQ1(34) S-adenosylmethionine ribosyltransferase-isomerase QueA is translated as MKLSQFRYHLPSGLIADRPHEHRDESRLMVLQRKTQTTEHRVFKDVLDYFREGDVFILNNTKVFPALLMGEKEKTGAKITVFLLRELNPESRLWDVLVDPARKIRIGNKLYFGEDDSLVAEVIDNTTSRGRTLRFLFDGPYEEFKKTIQKLGKTPLPAEIQKIREIEPEDRERYQTIYAKQEGAVAAPTAGLHFSRELMKRLELKGVIFAEVTLHAGIGNFRTIDVEDLTKHKTDSEEVYISEETANIVNKAKENKKNVCAVGTTTMKAVESSVTISGLLKPYSGWSNRFIFPQYDFSIASAMITNFHLPLSPMLMQVCAFGGYDFIMKAYKEAVEQKYRFFSYGDAMLII
- a CDS encoding 2-C-methyl-D-erythritol 4-phosphate cytidylyltransferase, with product MDKFVIIAAGGRGERMNEGFPKQFMLLSEKPILMHTISIFHQVIPSVQIILVLPADQFSTWKKLCNMHSFHIPHQLVNGGTERFHSVKNGLERIGNQCLAGIHDGVRPLVSEGTIIRTFDEAEKYGNAIPVVPVRESVRIVENGISHPVKRDALRLIQTPQVFHSSLIKQAYTQQYRHDFTDDATVFESMGGTIHLVEGNQENIKITTRNDLIIAETLIKNQFS
- the ruvC gene encoding crossover junction endodeoxyribonuclease RuvC, whose protein sequence is MTERIILGIDPGTNIMGYGVIRQKDEELTLLGMGALKLAGLPDPMVKLEKILQTTLSLIDQYRPDELSIEAPFYGKNIQSMLKLGRAQGVAIAAALLRKLPIFEYSPRKVKQSITGKGGASKEQVAAMLQKFFTVEVSPGQLDATDAIAIALCHYFQRMPSVSKSQYHSWKGFVNENPGRVVQ